Proteins co-encoded in one Candidatus Nitrosacidococcus tergens genomic window:
- a CDS encoding adenylosuccinate synthase, with amino-acid sequence MAKNIVIIGSQWGDEGKGKIVDLLTHHVDAVVRFQGGHNAGHTLVTKANQKIVLHLIPSGILHEHVLCMIGNGVVLSPVAFMKEAEMLKQQGIMLYNRLKISPMSPLILPHHIALDHAREKTQGRQIGTTGCGIGPAYEDKIARRALRVSDLLNEENFTTNLAEIIDYHNFILEKYYQTQPVDYKQTLDQAFSFKEKFKSLIADIPALLTQLRLKGKNVLFEGAQGTFLDIDHGTYPFVTSSNTTAGAAATGSGIGPRNLDHIIGITKAYTTRVGNGPFPTELNDDIGEHLAKVGYEFGSTTNRPRRCGWLDLVALKRSIIINSISSLCVTKLDVLDGIEKLYICTAYRYNNQYYEVPPDTEILAHCDPVYIELPGWSESTVGLTDYTQLPKNAHNYLNKIEELTETPIGIISTGPEREQTIILNNPFE; translated from the coding sequence GTGGCTAAAAATATAGTAATTATAGGTAGTCAATGGGGTGATGAAGGAAAGGGAAAAATTGTTGATCTGCTTACTCATCATGTTGATGCTGTTGTTCGTTTCCAAGGAGGGCACAATGCAGGCCACACCTTAGTTACTAAAGCTAATCAAAAAATAGTTCTTCATTTAATTCCTTCAGGTATATTACATGAGCATGTATTGTGCATGATAGGAAATGGGGTTGTATTGTCCCCTGTTGCCTTTATGAAAGAAGCAGAAATGCTTAAGCAGCAAGGCATTATGTTATACAATCGACTTAAAATCAGCCCAATGAGCCCGCTTATTCTGCCGCACCATATTGCATTAGATCATGCAAGAGAGAAAACCCAAGGTAGACAAATTGGTACTACAGGATGTGGGATAGGACCAGCTTATGAAGATAAAATTGCAAGGCGAGCTTTACGAGTCAGTGATTTATTAAATGAAGAGAATTTCACGACAAATTTGGCTGAAATTATAGATTACCATAATTTTATTCTAGAGAAGTATTACCAAACTCAACCTGTTGACTATAAACAAACTCTAGATCAAGCTTTTTCTTTTAAAGAAAAATTCAAATCTCTAATAGCTGATATTCCTGCTTTACTTACACAATTACGATTAAAAGGGAAAAATGTTTTATTTGAAGGGGCTCAAGGCACTTTTCTCGATATAGATCATGGTACCTACCCTTTTGTAACTTCTTCTAATACTACCGCAGGAGCAGCTGCAACTGGAAGCGGTATTGGTCCTAGAAATTTAGATCACATTATTGGGATTACTAAAGCCTATACGACACGAGTAGGTAATGGGCCTTTCCCCACCGAGCTTAACGATGATATTGGTGAGCATTTAGCTAAAGTAGGATATGAATTTGGATCAACCACTAATCGTCCTCGCCGTTGTGGTTGGTTAGATTTAGTTGCACTAAAACGCTCAATTATTATTAACAGCATTTCTAGCCTCTGTGTAACTAAATTAGATGTACTAGACGGTATAGAAAAATTATATATTTGTACTGCTTATCGCTATAATAATCAATATTATGAAGTTCCTCCAGATACTGAAATTCTAGCTCACTGCGATCCAGTTTATATAGAATTACCAGGTTGGAGTGAATCTACAGTCGGTTTAACTGACTATACACAGCTTCCTAAAAATGCACATAATTATCTTAATAAAATAGAAGAGCTAACAGAAACTCCTATAGGAATTATTTCTACTGGTCCAGAGCGAGAGCAAACAATCATTCTAAATAACCCCTTTGAGTAA
- a CDS encoding ATP phosphoribosyltransferase regulatory subunit, translated as MPITERWLLPEGVDEILPEEAEDIESARRNLIDLFYSWGYELVIPPLIEYLESLFTGTGTDLELQTFKLTDQLTGRLMGIRADITPQVARISAHRLKRKGVTRLCYIGSVLHTLPKNLGGTRNPIQVGAELYGHEGIESDIEIIRLAVESLFQSGVGKIYLDLGHVGIFQNIISQARLSKAQEYILLDMVQRKAQDEIENVLIEYQVDPKYSEMLMALIHLHGGEEIMKEAEQYLIDNEAIDALTTLKKTASAIQRYFPSLPIHFDLAELRGYHYHTGLVFSVYTPKYGQAIVQGGRYDGIGQDFGYAQPATGFSIDLKKIITPRSKSYHRIYACWIEDAKFEKEVLRLRQQGEKVVYGFSDTKEDYETLGCNRRLVLEDGQWKVIRIK; from the coding sequence ATGCCGATTACTGAACGCTGGCTTTTGCCAGAAGGTGTGGATGAAATTTTACCAGAAGAAGCGGAAGATATAGAATCTGCTCGCCGAAACCTGATAGATTTATTTTATTCTTGGGGTTATGAGTTAGTTATCCCTCCGCTTATTGAATACCTAGAATCTCTTTTCACAGGTACAGGTACTGATTTAGAGTTGCAAACTTTTAAGCTTACAGATCAGCTCACTGGACGTTTAATGGGGATTCGTGCCGACATAACACCGCAGGTAGCTAGAATTTCTGCTCACCGCCTTAAAAGAAAAGGAGTAACCCGTTTGTGTTATATAGGTAGTGTATTGCATACTCTACCAAAGAATTTAGGCGGTACTCGTAACCCTATTCAAGTAGGTGCAGAACTCTATGGGCATGAAGGTATAGAAAGCGATATAGAGATTATACGACTTGCAGTAGAATCTCTATTTCAATCTGGGGTAGGAAAAATCTATTTAGACTTAGGTCATGTAGGAATATTCCAAAATATTATTTCTCAAGCACGGCTTTCAAAAGCACAAGAATATATATTGCTTGATATGGTACAACGCAAAGCACAAGATGAAATTGAAAATGTATTGATAGAATACCAAGTTGACCCTAAATATTCTGAAATGCTTATGGCATTAATACATCTCCATGGAGGAGAAGAGATTATGAAGGAAGCAGAACAATATCTAATAGATAATGAAGCAATAGATGCATTAACTACCTTAAAGAAAACTGCAAGTGCTATCCAAAGGTATTTCCCTTCATTGCCTATTCATTTTGATTTAGCTGAGCTACGGGGTTATCATTATCATACAGGACTTGTTTTTTCTGTTTATACCCCTAAGTATGGTCAAGCAATTGTTCAAGGTGGACGTTATGACGGAATTGGGCAAGATTTCGGATATGCACAACCAGCAACTGGGTTTAGCATAGATTTAAAAAAAATTATTACCCCTCGTTCGAAATCTTATCATAGGATTTATGCATGCTGGATTGAGGATGCTAAGTTTGAGAAAGAAGTGCTGCGTTTACGTCAGCAAGGAGAAAAGGTAGTCTATGGATTTTCAGATACTAAAGAGGACTATGAAACACTAGGATGTAATCGTCGATTAGTATTAGAAGATGGACAATGGAAAGTGATAAGGATTAAGTAA